A single window of Deinococcus apachensis DSM 19763 DNA harbors:
- a CDS encoding class I SAM-dependent methyltransferase, with amino-acid sequence MRVALMAAGEAAFTILDPDAGVGLYAGEHTPRGIHRPWQAWSDLADLLGAHLLTPERVGEGRVRVRLLAYAAMPAPDAAGYGSDGDWSRVNKLEDPVFLFTLVEGLRRVNPPSGGRMLVLGVNTGCELDALPLAFPNRTFDVVGIDLDETALAEAQARLPDATFRVLDVNTLPVPDLGRFDLVLALSLLQSPGVQQDALLRAVRREHLTPGGGLVLGFPNARYRDGFLSYGARMRNYARPDLSLLVADVAAARRGLQKHGFKVFVTGKYEVLVTAIPAVQPTPGGLEL; translated from the coding sequence GTGCGTGTTGCACTCATGGCCGCAGGGGAAGCGGCCTTTACGATTCTTGACCCGGACGCGGGTGTGGGGCTTTACGCAGGTGAGCATACGCCCCGGGGAATTCATCGCCCCTGGCAAGCTTGGTCGGACCTCGCCGATCTGCTGGGGGCGCACCTACTTACCCCCGAGCGGGTGGGGGAAGGGCGGGTGCGGGTGCGGCTTCTCGCCTACGCTGCTATGCCCGCACCCGACGCGGCGGGCTATGGGAGTGACGGCGACTGGAGCCGGGTGAACAAGCTGGAGGACCCAGTTTTCCTGTTCACGTTGGTAGAGGGACTGCGGCGCGTCAACCCCCCATCGGGTGGGCGCATGCTCGTCCTGGGCGTCAACACTGGATGCGAGCTGGACGCCCTGCCGTTGGCCTTCCCAAACCGGACTTTCGATGTGGTCGGCATCGATCTGGATGAGACGGCGCTGGCAGAGGCCCAGGCACGTTTGCCCGACGCAACGTTTCGCGTGCTGGATGTGAATACGCTCCCGGTGCCGGACCTCGGCCGTTTCGACCTCGTGCTCGCCCTGAGCCTGCTCCAGAGTCCCGGCGTGCAGCAGGACGCGCTGCTGCGTGCCGTGCGCCGTGAACATCTGACGCCCGGTGGCGGCCTGGTCCTGGGTTTTCCGAATGCCCGCTACCGGGACGGCTTTCTCAGCTACGGCGCCCGCATGCGCAACTACGCCCGGCCCGACCTGAGCCTGCTCGTGGCGGATGTGGCCGCGGCTCGGAGAGGTCTCCAGAAACACGGCTTCAAAGTCTTCGTGACGGGCAAGTACGAGGTGCTGGTGACGGCTATTCCAGCAGTTCAACCAACGCCGGGTGGCCTGGAGCTTTGA
- a CDS encoding DoxX family protein, translating into MSVTGFIGRALLASIFIKNGLDHLQNPEPIVRAAKGAEIPAPELAVKVNSGVMVGAGTLLALGIAPGLSSTALAVSLIPTTVIGHPFWDRQGKERQHQQTHFMKNLALFGALLAVGSRKG; encoded by the coding sequence ATGAGTGTGACGGGATTTATCGGGCGGGCGCTGCTCGCAAGCATCTTTATCAAGAACGGCCTGGATCACCTTCAGAACCCCGAACCCATCGTGCGCGCGGCGAAGGGGGCCGAGATTCCGGCGCCTGAACTGGCCGTTAAGGTCAACAGCGGGGTGATGGTGGGGGCGGGGACACTGCTCGCCCTGGGAATCGCACCGGGCCTGAGCAGCACCGCCCTGGCCGTCAGCCTCATCCCCACGACCGTCATCGGGCACCCCTTCTGGGACCGGCAGGGCAAGGAGCGCCAGCACCAGCAGACGCACTTCATGAAGAACTTGGCCCTCTTCGGGGCGCTTCTCGCCGTCGGCAGCCGCAAGGGTTAA
- the rph gene encoding ribonuclease PH, with product MTLPPRTDRDVLTARPLDVRRGVNPHAPGSAHLRLGRTEILATVSVEDKPAPHMRGKKEGWLTAEYAMLPRATTDRQARERNLQNGRRHEIQRLLGRAFRATVDLRHFRGQTLYVDCDVLVADGGTRVASVLAGYAALHDFADRLIQSGKLSEWPLLHAVGAASVGLIGDEVRVDLDYAEDRVARADLNVVATDAGLLIEAQGGAEEGPISSTEYVRLLTVGVEAVGILLRELHRQL from the coding sequence GTGACCCTCCCCCCCAGAACCGACCGGGATGTCCTGACCGCCCGACCCCTCGACGTTCGTCGTGGGGTCAACCCGCACGCCCCCGGCAGCGCCCACTTGCGGCTGGGCCGCACCGAAATCCTGGCGACCGTCAGTGTGGAGGACAAACCCGCCCCCCACATGCGCGGCAAGAAGGAGGGCTGGCTGACCGCCGAGTACGCCATGCTGCCGCGGGCTACGACTGACCGCCAGGCACGCGAGCGCAACCTCCAGAACGGCCGCCGCCACGAGATCCAGCGCCTGCTGGGCCGGGCGTTCCGGGCGACCGTCGACCTGCGTCACTTCCGGGGCCAGACCCTCTACGTGGACTGCGACGTTCTGGTGGCCGACGGCGGCACCCGGGTCGCCAGCGTTCTAGCGGGATATGCGGCCCTGCACGACTTCGCCGACCGCCTGATTCAGTCCGGCAAGCTCAGCGAGTGGCCCCTGCTCCACGCCGTCGGGGCGGCGAGCGTGGGCCTTATCGGCGACGAGGTGCGGGTGGACCTCGATTACGCCGAGGACCGGGTCGCCCGCGCCGACCTTAATGTGGTCGCCACCGACGCGGGCCTCCTCATTGAGGCCCAGGGCGGCGCCGAGGAGGGTCCCATTTCCAGCACCGAGTATGTGCGGCTGCTCACGGTGGGGGTGGAGGCGGTGGGCATCCTGCTGCGGGAATTGCACCGGCAGTTGTAG
- the murI gene encoding glutamate racemase, with translation MTSEAPLGVFDSGVGGLSVLAELRRAMPRERFLYLADTAHVPIGARPDEEIRDLTGRAVAALHARGAKGVVVACNTASAFSLHPLRERYGPAFPVIGLVPAVKPAVAATRSGVVGVLATPGTLRGTLLRDVIRKFAEPAGVQVLTAVSAELVPLVEAGQACSEQARAVLREVLTPLSKAGADQLVLGCTHYPFLAGSIHAEFGDTFNLVDSGSAVARHTQNVLETAGLLRQGEGEGEVAYLVTGDPEATRPVVATLTGGQNVTVQQVTT, from the coding sequence ATGACTTCTGAGGCCCCCCTGGGCGTATTCGACAGCGGCGTGGGCGGCCTGAGCGTCCTGGCCGAGCTGCGCAGGGCTATGCCCCGCGAACGTTTTCTGTACCTCGCCGACACGGCGCATGTGCCCATCGGGGCCCGGCCGGACGAGGAGATTCGGGACCTTACCGGCCGGGCGGTAGCGGCGCTGCACGCGCGGGGCGCCAAGGGCGTGGTCGTGGCCTGCAATACGGCCTCGGCCTTCAGCCTGCACCCCCTGCGTGAGCGGTACGGCCCGGCCTTCCCCGTGATTGGCCTGGTGCCCGCCGTCAAACCTGCCGTCGCCGCCACCCGTTCCGGCGTGGTGGGTGTGTTGGCGACGCCGGGCACCCTGCGCGGCACCCTGCTCAGGGACGTGATCCGCAAGTTCGCCGAGCCCGCCGGGGTCCAGGTCCTCACCGCCGTGAGCGCGGAACTCGTGCCGCTGGTGGAGGCGGGGCAGGCGTGCAGTGAACAGGCGCGGGCCGTGCTGCGGGAAGTGTTGACACCCCTGTCGAAGGCTGGAGCGGATCAGCTCGTGCTGGGTTGCACCCACTATCCCTTTCTGGCGGGCAGCATTCACGCCGAGTTCGGGGACACCTTCAACCTGGTGGACAGCGGTTCGGCGGTCGCCCGGCATACGCAGAACGTGCTGGAGACGGCTGGACTGCTGCGGCAGGGGGAAGGGGAAGGTGAGGTCGCGTATCTCGTGACGGGTGACCCGGAGGCCACGCGTCCCGTGGTCGCCACCCTCACGGGCGGGCAGAATGTCACGGTGCAGCAGGTGACCACGTGA
- a CDS encoding nucleotidyltransferase domain-containing protein, which translates to MNPASEWRRDIAVGVAQIYARNPNVVAVILGGSSARGHADRFSDIELGVFWEAEPSEVERAAIVQGVWGDQHQLYPHEGDTWEDTFFMGRAALEAEKSGVLTEVVNMRARAAERTLDDVLLTFDTDEGKHNLVAALLDGVPLHGKDLLMGWQARAVAYPDDLVRAMVRRYAPIDHFWRWEMYLARGENLWGLHQHFGWVQRRLLHVLMAVNRVYFFSFKWLDVVLERLLIAPKNFAERFKWVDRLPPKEAANELSRLVDEVYDLLERHVPGMTPADVARLRHFFHYRRPLWEERPPF; encoded by the coding sequence ATGAATCCTGCGAGCGAGTGGCGCCGGGATATTGCCGTCGGCGTGGCCCAGATCTATGCGCGCAATCCCAACGTCGTCGCTGTCATTCTCGGGGGGAGCTCGGCGCGGGGCCACGCCGACCGCTTCTCCGACATTGAACTCGGCGTCTTCTGGGAGGCCGAGCCCAGTGAGGTCGAGCGGGCTGCCATTGTTCAAGGCGTCTGGGGCGACCAGCATCAGCTCTACCCCCATGAGGGAGACACCTGGGAAGACACCTTTTTCATGGGCCGCGCTGCATTGGAGGCAGAGAAGAGTGGCGTTCTGACAGAGGTGGTGAACATGCGTGCACGTGCTGCCGAGCGGACGCTGGACGATGTGCTCCTCACCTTCGACACCGACGAGGGCAAACACAACCTCGTCGCCGCTCTGTTGGATGGGGTGCCACTCCACGGGAAGGACCTTCTCATGGGGTGGCAGGCACGAGCCGTGGCGTATCCGGATGACCTCGTCCGGGCTATGGTGAGACGCTACGCCCCCATTGACCACTTCTGGCGCTGGGAGATGTACCTGGCACGTGGGGAGAACCTGTGGGGACTGCACCAGCACTTCGGCTGGGTGCAGCGTCGACTCTTGCACGTTCTGATGGCCGTCAACCGCGTGTACTTCTTCAGTTTCAAGTGGCTGGACGTGGTGTTGGAACGGCTTTTGATCGCGCCGAAGAATTTTGCCGAGCGCTTCAAGTGGGTGGACCGACTCCCGCCGAAGGAGGCCGCCAACGAGCTGTCGCGGCTGGTGGACGAGGTCTATGACCTGCTGGAGCGGCACGTCCCCGGGATGACCCCCGCCGATGTCGCCCGGCTGCGCCATTTCTTCCACTACCGCCGTCCCCTGTGGGAGGAGCGGCCGCCCTTTTGA
- a CDS encoding PLP-dependent aminotransferase family protein, with amino-acid sequence MTLSPAPTLPPVDLSARLADRARRMNASAIREILKVTQQPDVISFAGGLPAPELFPIEDVRRATDTVLTKYGPAALQYSTTEGHPPLREWIATRAGITPANVQIVTGSQQGLDLLGKVLINEGDVVLVESPTYLGALQSFQPYGPRYVQLPTDDHGIDTDALEDVLRANPAKLLYAIPNFQNPTGRTLSLVRRRRLLELTAQYGVLVIEDDPYGKLRFRGEELPGLYDLALEMVGGDPERSHVIYSSSFSKTLVPGLRDAWVQAARPIIGKLVQAKQGADLHTPTLNQMIVTELVHDVLPRQIEVVKRAYGERAQDMVARLREYFPEGVSFTTPEGGMFLWVTLPEGIDTTPLLAKAVERKVAFVPGSPFFALGGGENTMRLSYSSATPEQIDTGIRALAGTIREALG; translated from the coding sequence ATGACCCTTTCCCCCGCCCCCACCCTGCCCCCGGTGGACCTCAGCGCGCGCCTTGCCGACCGCGCGCGGCGCATGAACGCGAGCGCCATCCGCGAAATCCTCAAGGTCACCCAGCAGCCTGACGTGATCTCCTTTGCGGGTGGCCTCCCCGCCCCGGAACTCTTCCCCATCGAGGACGTGCGCCGGGCGACCGACACTGTGCTGACGAAGTACGGCCCCGCCGCCCTGCAGTACTCCACGACGGAGGGGCACCCCCCCCTGCGCGAGTGGATCGCCACCCGCGCCGGGATCACGCCCGCGAACGTCCAGATCGTGACCGGGAGCCAGCAGGGCCTCGACCTCCTCGGCAAGGTGCTCATCAACGAGGGGGACGTGGTGCTCGTCGAGAGCCCCACGTACCTGGGCGCCCTCCAGTCTTTCCAGCCCTACGGGCCGCGCTACGTGCAGCTTCCCACCGACGACCACGGCATTGACACGGACGCGCTGGAGGACGTGCTGAGGGCGAACCCCGCCAAGCTGCTGTATGCCATCCCCAACTTCCAGAACCCCACCGGGCGGACCCTGAGCCTGGTGCGCCGCCGCCGCCTGCTCGAACTCACGGCCCAGTACGGCGTGCTGGTGATCGAGGACGACCCCTACGGCAAGCTACGCTTCCGCGGCGAGGAGCTGCCCGGCCTGTACGACCTCGCGCTGGAGATGGTGGGCGGCGACCCCGAGCGCAGCCACGTGATCTACTCCAGCTCCTTTTCCAAGACGCTCGTGCCCGGCCTGCGCGACGCCTGGGTGCAGGCGGCCCGGCCCATCATCGGCAAGCTGGTGCAGGCCAAGCAGGGCGCCGACCTCCACACGCCGACCCTGAACCAGATGATCGTTACCGAACTCGTCCACGACGTGTTGCCGCGCCAGATCGAGGTCGTGAAGCGGGCCTACGGCGAGCGGGCGCAGGACATGGTGGCCCGCCTGCGCGAGTACTTTCCCGAAGGCGTGAGCTTTACCACCCCCGAGGGCGGCATGTTCCTGTGGGTCACGCTGCCGGAGGGAATCGACACCACGCCCCTGCTCGCCAAGGCTGTGGAGCGCAAGGTGGCCTTCGTGCCCGGTAGCCCCTTCTTCGCGCTCGGCGGCGGTGAGAACACCATGCGCCTGAGCTATTCGAGCGCCACGCCGGAGCAGATCGACACGGGGATTCGGGCTCTGGCGGGGACGATCCGGGAAGCGCTGGGCTGA